TGTTTTTCCACTATGTATTGCAGGGGCAGGATGTAATGGCACACGGTTTATGATATAATGGCCCAAACATGACTTTGGAAAGGATCGTAGCCCATGGAACCAAGAAAATCTAAAGCCATATTTGCTGTACTTGCAGTGCTTGCGGTAATGATGATGATTGCATTTTCCGTCTTCATCGCTGAAGCGATGCCTCTGATGGCAGTGGCCTCCGTCCTGATATTCATCGCAATATTCGGGACCGGCTTCACCCTGAAGAAGAAATACCGGGAAAATGGCTGGCTATAGGACGACAGATTTTGAGTTTCCGTCCAACCAAAGCAGGATGAATGGGAATCGGCCCTCCGATTCCGCCATTTATCCTGTTTTTTTATGCCATTTTAAGGTTTCGGCACTTTGACCTTCAGCTTCCGATGCCAGACAATGAAGCCATCAAAGCAAAGGGAGATGTGCCATGAGACAGAAACCCGACCGATTGAAAGTATATGAGTTCCTCTATAACAGACTGCCTTTTTCGGACAATGAAACAAAAGAATATGAAGCGATGCAGAGGATGGAGAAGCTGGAAGAGAAATTCGAGCACCACCTGATGAAGATAAATACTACTAACATGCGCATCCACTGGCATGCTGAGGTTCTGATCGACAGGCAGGCGGAAATAGTGAACGTACTGATCGTGACCGATTACTGCTACTACCTGTTCATACTCCAGGACCTTGAAGGCGAGCACTACATCAATCCGTTCAATATTTTGTGCAGCAGCACCCACGAAGCGGTCCTCGACCTGAACCGCAGCAGACGGATATTCGAGATGTTCCGTGACCAGCTGATAGATGCCGGTACATATCAACGGCCCGTCATACTGAAGTATGTGCTGATGAACGATGCCTTCCAATTGAAGGGGAAGCGCTCGGACATCTTCCTTGAGGAGCAGAACCTCCCCTACTATCTGAAGGCCATCGAACATTCCGCTGTGATCAGAAAAAAGAACCATCGCCCCGCCTCGACCTGATTCTCGGGGCGCGGGTGCCGCTTCCTATCAGTACCGGCAACTTCCGCCGGGGCATAAAATGCAGGAGATGCCACGCCTTCGGATGGGAGGCCATCGGCGGGAAAATAGGGAAATGCTGCATGTGCGGCCAGGTCGAATCAGTACAGGTCATCGCCAGGGACTATTTCACGCAGTTCGACCGCCTGTTTCCCCATGAGACCTACAAGCGCCGGGACATCATCGACCATCTACGCATATCGGTTTCGGAATACACCCTGCAGAAAATAATACGGTCCAACTTCAGGAAGCTGGACCATAAGGAAAGAATCTATTATTTTTCGCCATGTGTGCGTCTATGGGATTCGATGAATGATGCATCGGAGTCGAAATAGCCTACAAGCTCTCCGTGGATCGCGTGGTTGCCTGCCAATATGCTGTCTTTCTTCAGGACATCTATCTCTTCACCAAGCAGATTCGTCGTCCTGCCCCCAACCTCCGAAATGATGATCATTCCGGCAGAATAGTCCCAGGGGTGCAGTCGGTAGAACAATGTTGCACTTACTATCCCTGTTGCGGTGAATGCCATATCAAGTGCAGCAGAGCCGTATGAGCGCGTACTGCGCGCTTCCCTGACCACTTTTGTGAAAGCCTGGCCGATGCCTTCCCTGACCACCCAGTTCGAATTCAGGCTGACGAGCGAATGCGCAAGGTCGGTATCTTCCAGCGGCGCCAGACGGATGTCATCCTTGAACGCCCCTTCCCCCGCCTTCGCATGATAGAGGTGGTCATTCATCACATCAAGTATCATCCCGCAATGCGGTCTGCCGTCGACATACACACCGATCGAAACCGCAAAATTCTGAAGCTGGTGCACAAAATTTAATGTGCCGTCAATCGGGTCCACTATCCAGAGGACCCCTTCAGTATCTTCAATATCGGTGCCATGACCCTCTTCACCGATGATCCGGTGGTCGGGATACCTTTCAAGTATGCGGTCGTATATATATGTTTCAGTCTCGCGATCCACATCGGTCACGAGATCATTCGGATTCAATTTAGCATCGATACGGAAGTCCTTTTTCATACGCAGCCGGATGAAATCCCCGGCCTCTCTTATCAAGCGTTGTCCAAACTCGTATATTTCCATTGCATCCACCCCAAATAATTGATTGACATCATTACTTATTCTATCATATAAGTAGTGATTTGAAAGGAGTAGTAAAATGTCCAAATACCATTTTACCAAAGATGATTTCAAAGTTTTCGAAATCGATGGCCTCGAGCCGCGGATGGATGCGCTCAAGACCACCATACGTCCAAAGCTCGAAAACCTGGGTGAATACTTCAGCGAATATCTGACAGAGATCACCGGCGATGAGCATTTCGCACATGTCGCCAAGCATGCAAGACGCAAAGTCAATCCACCCGATGACACCTGGGTGAGCTTCAGCACCAACCCGAGAGGCTATAAGATGATGCCGCATTTTCAGATCGGCCTCTTCGGAGACCATGCCTTCTGCATGTATGGCACCATCTACG
The sequence above is drawn from the Salinicoccus roseus genome and encodes:
- a CDS encoding DUF5325 family protein translates to MEPRKSKAIFAVLAVLAVMMMIAFSVFIAEAMPLMAVASVLIFIAIFGTGFTLKKKYRENGWL
- a CDS encoding inositol monophosphatase family protein, whose translation is MEIYEFGQRLIREAGDFIRLRMKKDFRIDAKLNPNDLVTDVDRETETYIYDRILERYPDHRIIGEEGHGTDIEDTEGVLWIVDPIDGTLNFVHQLQNFAVSIGVYVDGRPHCGMILDVMNDHLYHAKAGEGAFKDDIRLAPLEDTDLAHSLVSLNSNWVVREGIGQAFTKVVREARSTRSYGSAALDMAFTATGIVSATLFYRLHPWDYSAGMIIISEVGGRTTNLLGEEIDVLKKDSILAGNHAIHGELVGYFDSDASFIESHRRTHGEK
- a CDS encoding YktB family protein; the encoded protein is MSKYHFTKDDFKVFEIDGLEPRMDALKTTIRPKLENLGEYFSEYLTEITGDEHFAHVAKHARRKVNPPDDTWVSFSTNPRGYKMMPHFQIGLFGDHAFCMYGTIYESPEKAATAERLLDQIDIIRSIPEDYVVSLNHMRPEKTALRDMSEEDLESALVRLRDVKKGEFLVGKKYLPSNSVLSHDDIFIKELETVLQELVRLY